The genomic interval GCAGAGGCTTGATTCTATTGAGCAGTTTCAAAAAGGGGGGCGTGAGGACCTTGTCCAAAAGGAATTAGCAGAACTTGCTATCCTTAAAACATTCATGCCCCCTCAACTCTCCAGAGAAGAGGTAATAACAATTGTCGAGCAAACTGCAGTCAATATAAATGCAGCAGGACTTCGCGACATGGGAAGGCTTATGAAAGAGGTAATGCCAAAACTTATCGGCAAGGCAGATGGGAAATTGATAAGTGATG from Deltaproteobacteria bacterium carries:
- a CDS encoding GatB/YqeY domain-containing protein, encoding MPLREDLINQMNQAAKSQNKGKLGTLRFILAAVKNKEIELKKRESGLSDEEIIYVISSMIKQRLDSIEQFQKGGREDLVQKELAELAILKTFMPPQLSREEVITIVEQTAVNINAAGLRDMGRLMKEVMPKLIGKADGKLISDAVKEVLASLQH